TTTAAAGCCTGCTGGACTTTTATCAACATTGAGCTTGTGTTCAAACTCAAGCTCTCCATCTTCCTTGCAAAATCGCATCCTCATCAAGGCGTTTATTGTGTAACGACACTTTTCCTTGATTGTAAGAGTCTCTGACCATGTGTGAGGTAAATTACCATACATCTGAGATAAAAATTCAATTAGATTTTCATTTCGAAGCTGGCTGTGAACTAATGCAGCATTATTGATGACATCTGATTGAGACCAGTTTGGTGGAACACCAGCATGAACCATTAAGGAGTCCTCATACTCGATTACTAAAGGCCTCTCAATAAGATAATCTAGCAAAGTATTTTTATCATTAGCTTCAAGAATGTCATGAAAGGTATCTTTTTTATTTGGATGTCTATCTGTAAGAGCGCAAACCAATAGATGAAAATCATGATTTCCTAGGACCATTTCTGCATTATCTTTATTCGAGTGAAGAAACCTTAGTGTTTCTAATGAATGAGAACCACGGTTGACAACATCACCTAAGAAATATAAACGATCTCTATCAATATTAAAGTTAATTTTTTTTAGCAGTGCATTTAGGCTATTAAAGCAGCCCTGAACATCTCCAATGGCATAATCCATATAACTTTCTAATGCAGCGTATGAGGTTCGCTCAATGTAAATTCAGGGATATCTGCATCAAACCTTTGGCCTATGTCGCTAATCATTCCATAAGAACCTTTCATAGTCCCTGTCTCAGTACTAATAATTGCTCCAGAGCTATATTTAAAGCTTTCACCAGGTGATAAATGTGGCTGTTGACCAATAACACCCTCACCAATTACCTCTTCAGTTTCGCCTGATTCGTCCTGAATGAGCCAACGCCTTGTCCTAAGTTGAGCGCCAGTATCACCTTGATTAGTAATCGTAATGGTATAGGCATAGGCATATTGTTTATTAAGGATATCTGATTGATCCGAAAGGTAGGTTACTTCTACATTAATTTCAATTTTGTTTTTCATAATCATTCATAAGAGTTACAAAGTTTTCAACACTTAACATTTCAGCTCTTTGAGATAGATCAATGTCAGTTTGAGATTGATTTAGAACTAATTTTAAACAATTTTTTAGTGTTTTTCGTCTTTGAGAAAATGCTATTTTAACGATCTCCTCAAGAGGCTTAGAGTTTTGAACGAGCGACTGTTTTTTAGTTTTTAAATAAAGTATAGCAGATTCAATTTTGGGTTGTGGATCGAAAGATTCTTTAGGCACAACAAACATAAGCTCGGTATCAAAAAAAGCTTGCATAATGACGCTTATCCTTCCATAGACTTTACTTCCAGG
This sequence is a window from Candidatus Pseudothioglobus singularis PS1. Protein-coding genes within it:
- a CDS encoding symmetrical bis(5'-nucleosyl)-tetraphosphatase, whose product is MDYAIGDVQGCFNSLNALLKKINFNIDRDRLYFLGDVVNRGSHSLETLRFLHSNKDNAEMVLGNHDFHLLVCALTDRHPNKKDTFHDILEANDKNTLLDYLIERPLVIEYEDSLMVHAGVPPNWSQSDVINNAALVHSQLRNENLIEFLSQMYGNLPHTWSETLTIKEKCRYTINALMRMRFCKEDGELEFEHKLNVDKSPAGFKAWFLHKNRLMKEQKIFFGHWSSLKNVDTKNIYPVDHGCIWGGQLTAYNLTNNIYISQDSVEI
- the apaG gene encoding Co2+/Mg2+ efflux protein ApaG, translated to MIMKNKIEINVEVTYLSDQSDILNKQYAYAYTITITNQGDTGAQLRTRRWLIQDESGETEEVIGEGVIGQQPHLSPGESFKYSSGAIISTETGTMKGSYGMISDIGQRFDADIPEFTLSEPHTLH